In a single window of the Candidatus Eisenbacteria bacterium genome:
- a CDS encoding uracil-DNA glycosylase, whose amino-acid sequence MPAGAKPAAVKPAAQAKASPAAKPQFGLPPQATGRAKEWKKQLAAVDADAMACRKCALCETRTKVVFGTGEATVPLVFVGEAPGRDEDLQGVAFVGRAGQLLTKIIEAMGLRREDVYICNVLKCRPPNNRDPQPEEVVACIPYLERQLEILKPRIICSLGRHSTYALLNRKDPIGKLRGRVFLYNGIKMVPTYHPAALLRNPDLKRTVWEDVQKVRRILDDPDSIPAEAFEEVEPFRMKAELKRRLDQDLGI is encoded by the coding sequence ATGCCGGCCGGGGCCAAACCCGCGGCGGTCAAACCGGCGGCGCAGGCGAAGGCCTCACCGGCGGCCAAGCCGCAATTCGGCCTCCCCCCGCAGGCGACCGGGCGGGCCAAGGAGTGGAAAAAGCAGCTGGCCGCGGTCGATGCCGATGCCATGGCGTGCCGGAAATGCGCGTTGTGTGAGACACGGACCAAGGTGGTTTTTGGAACCGGCGAAGCGACTGTCCCCCTTGTCTTTGTGGGGGAGGCGCCGGGCCGCGACGAGGATCTGCAGGGGGTCGCCTTTGTCGGCCGGGCCGGGCAGCTCCTCACCAAAATTATTGAAGCGATGGGCCTTCGGCGCGAAGACGTCTATATTTGTAATGTGCTGAAGTGCCGGCCGCCCAACAACCGAGATCCACAACCTGAGGAAGTCGTTGCCTGTATCCCCTATCTGGAGCGGCAGTTGGAAATCCTGAAGCCACGGATTATCTGCTCATTGGGCCGGCACAGCACCTACGCCCTGCTCAACCGGAAGGATCCGATCGGCAAGCTTCGTGGCCGTGTGTTTTTGTATAATGGGATAAAAATGGTGCCGACCTATCACCCGGCGGCCTTGTTAAGGAACCCGGATTTAAAGCGGACGGTATGGGAGGATGTCCAGAAGGTACGGCGGATTCTCGACGATCCGGATTCGATTCCGGCCGAGGCTTTTGAAGAGGTTGAGCCGTTTCGGATGAAGGCTGAGTTGAAAAGGCGATTGGACCAGGATTTGGGGATTTAG
- a CDS encoding YicC family protein, whose product MIRSMTGYGRVDKDEAGQRTSVEIRSLNHRYCEVSARVPKSIAHMENRIREIITEQLERGKIHVSITMNGQEEGLSDIQINEANARRYLELAESLRAHLGVKGSLDMTALFTMPDVLIREPVEIDEEGLWSQIKPMIQKAMDDVNSMRIKEGEALARDLTARTLALEEKLEKVEVRLPKWLAEGKQRLAEKIDSMSQERDFNRFRLEAEIVLFVDRFDCTEECVRLRSHIRQIRHWIADPAPAGRKLNFLLQEVNREINTIGSKAQDVEIAREVVFLKEEVEKIREQVQNIE is encoded by the coding sequence ATGATTCGAAGCATGACAGGATATGGCCGCGTAGACAAAGATGAAGCGGGACAACGAACAAGCGTCGAAATACGCTCCCTCAACCATCGGTATTGCGAGGTTTCCGCCCGCGTCCCCAAATCCATCGCTCATATGGAGAACAGAATTCGGGAAATTATAACCGAGCAGCTGGAGCGCGGTAAGATACACGTATCCATTACAATGAACGGACAGGAGGAAGGTCTCTCCGACATTCAGATCAATGAGGCCAACGCGAGGCGTTACCTCGAGCTGGCCGAGTCCCTTCGCGCCCATCTTGGGGTGAAGGGATCTTTGGACATGACGGCGCTCTTCACGATGCCGGATGTTCTGATCCGCGAGCCCGTGGAAATCGACGAGGAAGGGCTCTGGTCCCAAATCAAGCCGATGATTCAAAAGGCCATGGATGATGTGAATAGCATGCGCATCAAAGAGGGGGAGGCGCTCGCCCGCGATCTGACGGCGCGTACGCTGGCGCTGGAGGAAAAGTTGGAAAAGGTCGAGGTCCGGTTGCCGAAGTGGCTGGCCGAGGGGAAGCAGCGTCTGGCCGAGAAGATCGATAGTATGAGTCAGGAGAGGGACTTCAACCGCTTCCGTCTCGAGGCGGAGATCGTTCTCTTCGTCGACCGCTTTGATTGTACAGAGGAGTGCGTGCGGCTGAGATCGCATATCCGGCAGATCCGCCACTGGATCGCCGATCCGGCCCCCGCCGGCCGCAAACTGAATTTCCTGCTGCAAGAGGTCAATCGGGAGATCAATACGATCGGCTCCAAAGCCCAGGATGTCGAAATCGCCCGTGAGGTTGTTTTCCTCAAGGAGGAAGTGGAGAAGATCCGGGAGCAGGTCCAAAATATCGAGTGA
- the gmk gene encoding guanylate kinase, giving the protein MGSAVVSATGSAIAYAARSTQASEVFTMLEFLPQPFVCVISGPSGVGKTVVCRRLLKRNRGLGRVITVTTREPRGRERPEIDYHFVDTAAFEQKRTSGALLEWATVYDASYGTPKDEVEEYLAQGRIPLLNIDVQGALSIRKALPELAVLIFLYPPDEETLRERLEGRGTDSRETIEKRQKVALNEIALAPKYDYVVINGHLMTCVREVEAILRAEMLRARPSSFRDHPPLDR; this is encoded by the coding sequence ATGGGATCAGCCGTGGTGTCGGCCACTGGATCAGCCATTGCATATGCCGCAAGATCAACCCAAGCCTCTGAGGTCTTTACCATGCTGGAGTTTCTACCGCAGCCCTTTGTCTGTGTGATCTCGGGACCCTCAGGTGTCGGGAAGACGGTCGTCTGCCGGCGGCTCCTCAAGCGCAACCGGGGGCTCGGACGGGTTATCACCGTGACGACACGAGAACCACGGGGGCGCGAACGGCCCGAGATCGACTACCACTTTGTCGACACGGCGGCTTTTGAGCAGAAGCGCACATCCGGAGCGCTGCTCGAATGGGCCACCGTTTATGATGCCTCCTATGGGACGCCCAAAGACGAGGTCGAAGAGTATCTCGCCCAAGGACGGATTCCCCTGCTCAATATCGATGTGCAGGGCGCCCTATCGATACGAAAGGCCCTGCCCGAGCTGGCGGTCCTGATCTTCCTTTACCCCCCCGATGAGGAGACATTAAGAGAGCGCCTCGAAGGCCGGGGGACCGACAGCCGGGAGACGATCGAGAAACGGCAGAAGGTGGCTCTCAATGAAATCGCCCTGGCGCCGAAGTACGATTATGTCGTTATCAACGGGCACCTGATGACCTGTGTGCGCGAGGTGGAAGCCATCCTTCGCGCCGAGATGCTCCGCGCCCGGCCGTCTTCCTTTAGAGACCATCCGCCTCTAGACAGGTAG
- the dnaB gene encoding replicative DNA helicase — translation MPKPATDLIGKVPPQNIDAEVAVLGAMLLAPEAVHRAEEILTEDVFYRESNRRVFNAIVALSERSEAADIITVTEELRRQGCLEEVGGASYVATLVDAVSTAANIEYHSKLVVDKAVLRRLITAATQIVEKAYTAGEPPAEIVDWAEQLMFGITSMGQRREFVPIKELLTHTFEIIQELYEQKRVVTGVPTGYQDLDRMTAGFQPSDLIIIAGRPSMGKTSLALNMAENAAIKHKLPVAIFSLEMSRDQLVQRLLCSQAHVEAHRLRTGFLKESEWPLLTDAAGRLAEAPIYIDDTPGISLMEMRAKARRLKAKFDLKMLIVDYLQLARGYQNPESRQQEISQISRGLKSLAKELEVPVVALSQLSRAVEARENRRPVLSDLRESGAIEQDADVVMFIYREEVYKPDKEEVKGIAEIIIGKHRNGPTGTIPLAFLNQFTRFESLARIDDEYSS, via the coding sequence ATGCCAAAACCGGCGACGGATCTGATCGGCAAAGTGCCGCCCCAAAATATCGACGCTGAGGTGGCGGTGCTCGGCGCGATGCTGCTCGCGCCGGAAGCGGTCCACCGGGCCGAAGAGATCCTCACCGAGGATGTTTTCTACCGCGAATCAAACCGCAGAGTATTCAACGCGATCGTCGCGCTTTCTGAACGATCCGAGGCGGCCGACATCATCACGGTGACGGAAGAGTTAAGACGGCAGGGGTGTCTGGAAGAAGTGGGCGGCGCTTCATATGTCGCGACTCTTGTCGATGCGGTCTCCACGGCGGCCAATATTGAATACCACTCGAAGCTTGTCGTCGACAAAGCGGTTCTGCGACGTTTGATCACGGCGGCCACGCAGATCGTCGAAAAGGCTTATACAGCGGGCGAACCCCCGGCGGAAATCGTCGACTGGGCCGAGCAACTGATGTTCGGTATCACCAGTATGGGCCAGCGCCGCGAGTTTGTGCCGATCAAAGAGCTGCTGACGCATACATTTGAGATTATACAAGAGTTGTATGAACAGAAACGGGTTGTAACGGGTGTGCCGACCGGTTACCAGGATCTGGACCGGATGACAGCGGGATTTCAGCCGTCGGATCTGATCATCATCGCCGGCCGTCCCTCAATGGGAAAAACCAGTCTCGCCTTGAATATGGCCGAGAACGCGGCGATCAAACATAAATTGCCTGTCGCGATCTTCAGCCTCGAGATGAGCCGGGATCAACTTGTACAAAGGCTTCTTTGCTCCCAAGCCCATGTGGAAGCCCATCGCTTGCGCACCGGGTTCCTCAAGGAGTCGGAGTGGCCGCTTCTGACCGATGCGGCGGGCCGTCTGGCGGAAGCGCCGATCTATATCGACGACACACCGGGAATCAGCCTGATGGAGATGCGGGCGAAAGCGCGCCGTCTGAAGGCCAAGTTCGATCTCAAGATGCTGATCGTCGATTATCTCCAGCTGGCCCGCGGTTATCAAAATCCGGAAAGCCGCCAGCAGGAAATTTCACAAATCTCCCGCGGCTTGAAGTCGCTGGCGAAAGAGCTGGAGGTGCCGGTTGTCGCCCTGTCGCAGCTCTCCCGCGCCGTTGAGGCGCGCGAAAACCGGCGTCCGGTCCTGTCCGACCTAAGGGAATCAGGGGCTATCGAGCAGGACGCCGACGTCGTCATGTTTATCTATCGTGAAGAGGTCTACAAACCGGACAAAGAAGAAGTGAAGGGGATCGCGGAGATCATTATTGGGAAGCACAGAAATGGTCCTACGGGAACGATTCCTCTGGCTTTCCTCAATCAGTTTACCAGATTCGAATCATTGGCCAGGATCGATGATGAGTACTCTTCATAG
- a CDS encoding ABC transporter ATP-binding protein: MIQVNGLRKSFGSMAAVDGVKFRVDAGEVYGLLGPNGAGKTTTISMLCGLLHPDGGEILINGNDPWGSPDEVRRTMSVVPQDLAVYEDLTAKENLEFWGKLYDLSGAPLSRRVDEVLETIGLKDRACTRVSTYSGGMKRRLNLGMALIPNPKVLLLDEPTVGIDPQARLRILELVKSLAADGVAVLYTTHYMEEAQDICDRIGIMDGGKILATGTLEELTRLVGEGDLVTLRGEFTPDDLNTYLKQGPGLKIIRAEKGFALLSLDRAAAKMSQFLEELYGSSLKIQDLSIKPPTLQDVFIKLTGREFRN, translated from the coding sequence ATGATTCAAGTCAACGGTCTTCGCAAGAGTTTCGGTTCGATGGCAGCGGTCGACGGCGTCAAATTCCGGGTCGACGCCGGCGAGGTCTACGGGTTGCTGGGACCCAACGGCGCCGGCAAGACGACGACCATTTCCATGCTTTGCGGCCTGCTGCATCCCGACGGCGGCGAGATTCTCATTAACGGCAACGATCCATGGGGATCTCCCGATGAGGTCCGGCGCACCATGTCGGTCGTGCCGCAGGATTTGGCGGTTTACGAGGATCTTACGGCAAAAGAGAATTTGGAGTTTTGGGGCAAGTTATACGATCTAAGCGGCGCTCCGCTTTCCCGCCGTGTCGATGAGGTTCTCGAGACTATCGGACTCAAAGACCGGGCCTGCACGCGGGTCTCCACCTATTCGGGCGGCATGAAACGCCGGCTGAATCTCGGTATGGCGCTGATACCGAATCCAAAGGTCCTGCTTCTTGATGAACCGACGGTGGGTATCGATCCGCAAGCCCGCCTGCGCATTTTGGAGCTTGTTAAATCACTCGCCGCCGATGGCGTCGCCGTTCTTTACACCACACACTACATGGAGGAGGCGCAGGATATCTGTGACCGGATCGGCATCATGGATGGGGGAAAGATCCTGGCAACGGGAACACTGGAGGAGCTGACCCGGCTGGTCGGCGAGGGGGATCTGGTGACATTGCGGGGTGAATTCACACCGGATGATCTCAATACCTACTTAAAACAGGGTCCAGGACTTAAAATTATCCGGGCCGAAAAGGGATTTGCTTTACTCTCGCTTGACCGGGCGGCCGCGAAAATGAGCCAATTTCTGGAAGAGCTCTATGGCTCATCTCTCAAGATCCAGGATCTCTCGATCAAACCGCCGACGCTTCAAGATGTCTTTATCAAATTGACCGGCCGCGAGTTCAGGAATTAG
- a CDS encoding HAD-IG family 5'-nucleotidase — protein sequence METPPLTRGVHCNRTLNIGAIKALGYDMDYTLVDYNAARWERKAYKYLKAKLLARGWPVESLEFNPSLVIRGLVIDKELGNALKVNRFGYVKKAFHGTRPLDFHEQRRAYSRIIVDLTEKRYAMMTTMFSLSECCMYLQMVDLLDAENLSERIDYLDLYSIVRSDLDSTHLEGLLKEEVLQHPERFVDLDADTIQTLLDQKRAGKRLLLITNSDWPYTRDIMNYTFNRLLPKGTTWRDLFELTIVSAQKPAFFSRHHPLFEVVSEEGLLSPCIGPPTRPGIYLGGHADLVEEYLSLSGDEILFIGDHIYSDIHISKDIQRWRTALILRDLESDIEAVEAFRAQQTALTDLMKEKEQLEFQWYQARLQQQRSAAEEPQTDSKRGAKNPDRSADEIRNKLSHLDDKIAPLAKAAAQLNNENWGLLMRAGNDKSLLAHQMEMHADIYTSRVSNFLFQTPFAFLRSNPGHLPHEV from the coding sequence ATTGAAACGCCGCCGCTCACGCGGGGCGTCCACTGCAACCGAACATTGAATATCGGCGCGATCAAAGCGCTCGGCTACGACATGGATTACACGCTGGTCGACTACAACGCCGCCCGCTGGGAGCGAAAGGCCTACAAATACCTCAAGGCGAAGCTCCTCGCCCGCGGCTGGCCGGTCGAGTCGCTGGAGTTCAATCCGTCTCTGGTCATCCGGGGATTGGTGATCGACAAGGAACTGGGGAACGCCCTCAAGGTCAACCGCTTTGGTTATGTTAAAAAGGCCTTCCACGGCACTCGGCCCCTCGACTTTCACGAGCAGCGCCGGGCCTACTCACGCATCATCGTCGATCTGACGGAGAAGCGGTATGCGATGATGACGACGATGTTCTCGTTATCCGAGTGCTGTATGTATCTTCAAATGGTCGATCTGCTCGATGCTGAGAATTTGTCGGAGAGAATCGATTATCTCGATCTTTACAGTATTGTCCGGTCCGATCTTGATTCAACACACCTGGAAGGACTCCTCAAAGAGGAAGTGCTGCAGCACCCGGAACGCTTTGTCGATCTGGATGCCGATACCATACAAACGCTGCTCGACCAGAAACGCGCCGGGAAAAGACTTCTGCTCATCACCAATTCTGATTGGCCTTATACACGCGATATCATGAATTATACCTTCAATCGCCTGCTCCCCAAGGGAACCACATGGAGAGATCTCTTTGAGCTGACCATTGTCAGCGCGCAGAAACCGGCCTTCTTCTCGAGGCACCATCCCCTCTTTGAAGTGGTGAGCGAAGAGGGTCTCCTCTCTCCCTGTATCGGCCCGCCGACCCGTCCCGGTATTTATCTCGGTGGCCACGCCGACCTGGTCGAGGAGTATCTCAGTCTCTCCGGCGATGAGATCCTTTTCATCGGCGACCACATCTACTCTGACATACACATTTCAAAGGATATTCAGAGATGGCGGACCGCCTTGATTCTACGGGATCTTGAATCGGACATCGAAGCGGTGGAGGCGTTCAGAGCCCAGCAGACCGCGCTGACGGATTTGATGAAAGAGAAAGAGCAGCTTGAATTTCAATGGTATCAGGCCCGGCTGCAGCAGCAGCGCTCGGCGGCGGAGGAGCCGCAGACGGATTCCAAGAGGGGCGCGAAGAATCCGGACCGGTCGGCCGATGAGATCCGCAACAAGTTATCGCATCTCGATGACAAGATCGCCCCGCTGGCGAAGGCCGCGGCGCAGTTGAACAATGAGAACTGGGGTCTTCTCATGAGGGCCGGCAACGACAAGTCTCTTCTCGCGCATCAGATGGAGATGCATGCGGATATCTACACCTCACGCGTCTCGAACTTTCTCTTTCAGACGCCCTTCGCTTTCTTGCGATCGAATCCGGGGCATTTGCCGCATGAGGTTTAA
- a CDS encoding aldehyde dehydrogenase family protein produces the protein MNLSLRRPENQPLIDYRGDDAAWKKYQEALKGIPKDFDVPMIIGGQEIRTAEKIESFDPSTNKLFCTAQKATRRETDMAIEAALGAKAAWASLPPENRILKFLDLAQVLYNRRHEICAVAAHECGYNAVEVSGGWGEMIDFIRFNAYYYYELHKTQLGPNPIETNSLALRPLKGFTSAVTPFNFPIAIGYNLPTVMALCGNTVVWKTSSDTPMVSWMLMKAIEEAAFPPGVINMITGPGRETMPPVIEHPELTALNFTGGYDTARFISDKLYTKEIERFHFPRFVAETGGKDFLVIDKDCDVWDVAACIIAGAFGRSGQKCSANSLVLPHESIWPDLKEALQAQMKKFKVGNPLERDADMGPVINRSAYETITGFIKRGLEDSKVSTVWGGEFSDAKGLYIQPTIFEVAPNRHELLNVEIFGPVTAVHPYKNFDDALDIIKSNTYRLTGSVWSNDEYFLEKTVPILREYAGNFYINRKTTGANVDQQPFGGDGGSGTNCKAGGIWYLLQFISQGTVSRRHARVLNDPGIWGWK, from the coding sequence ATGAACCTATCGCTTCGCAGACCGGAGAATCAGCCACTGATCGATTATCGCGGTGATGATGCAGCATGGAAGAAATATCAGGAAGCGCTTAAGGGCATTCCGAAGGATTTTGATGTCCCGATGATCATCGGCGGCCAGGAAATCAGGACGGCGGAGAAGATCGAGTCGTTCGATCCCTCGACAAACAAATTATTCTGCACGGCGCAGAAAGCCACCCGCAGGGAAACCGATATGGCGATTGAGGCGGCGCTCGGCGCCAAGGCCGCCTGGGCGTCCCTGCCGCCCGAGAATCGTATTCTCAAGTTTTTGGATCTCGCACAGGTCTTGTACAACCGCCGGCATGAGATCTGCGCCGTCGCCGCGCACGAGTGCGGATACAACGCCGTGGAAGTCTCCGGTGGTTGGGGCGAGATGATCGATTTCATCCGCTTCAATGCCTATTACTACTACGAATTGCACAAAACACAGCTCGGACCAAACCCCATCGAGACAAACAGCCTCGCCCTTCGCCCGTTGAAAGGATTCACCAGCGCCGTGACACCTTTCAACTTTCCGATCGCCATCGGTTACAACCTCCCCACGGTGATGGCCCTCTGCGGCAACACGGTCGTCTGGAAGACATCAAGCGATACGCCGATGGTCTCCTGGATGCTGATGAAGGCGATCGAAGAGGCGGCTTTCCCCCCGGGCGTGATCAATATGATTACCGGCCCCGGCCGGGAAACGATGCCCCCGGTGATCGAGCATCCCGAACTGACGGCTCTGAACTTTACCGGCGGATATGACACGGCGCGGTTTATCTCCGACAAGCTTTATACAAAAGAGATCGAGCGTTTCCACTTCCCGCGTTTCGTCGCCGAAACCGGCGGCAAGGACTTCCTCGTGATCGATAAGGATTGCGATGTCTGGGATGTGGCGGCCTGTATCATCGCCGGCGCCTTCGGCCGGAGCGGCCAGAAATGTTCAGCCAACAGCCTCGTCCTTCCGCATGAATCGATCTGGCCGGATTTGAAGGAAGCCCTTCAGGCCCAAATGAAGAAGTTCAAAGTGGGCAATCCGCTCGAACGCGACGCCGATATGGGCCCGGTGATCAACCGGTCCGCCTATGAAACCATCACCGGATTCATCAAACGCGGTCTTGAAGACTCCAAGGTCTCGACCGTTTGGGGCGGCGAGTTCAGCGACGCCAAGGGGTTGTATATTCAACCGACGATCTTCGAGGTGGCGCCGAATCGCCATGAGCTGCTCAATGTCGAGATCTTCGGACCCGTCACCGCGGTCCATCCCTACAAGAACTTTGACGACGCCCTCGACATCATTAAGAGCAACACCTACCGCCTTACCGGGTCGGTCTGGTCGAATGATGAATACTTCCTCGAAAAGACCGTACCGATCCTGCGGGAGTACGCGGGCAACTTCTATATCAACCGCAAGACGACCGGGGCCAATGTCGACCAGCAGCCTTTCGGCGGTGACGGCGGCAGCGGCACCAACTGCAAGGCGGGCGGTATCTGGTATCTGCTCCAATTCATCTCGCAGGGAACGGTCTCCAGGCGCCATGCGCGGGTTCTGAACGACCCGGGAATCTGGGGCTGGAAATAA
- a CDS encoding GNAT family N-acetyltransferase, whose product MHNDDSYRVPDFEIRPLCGDDRSWVSHLLREHWGSERSVSRGRMHAADELPGFLAVRNGERIGLLTYCIEKTGCEIVTLNSLIKNAGIGTELINSVRLVAAMAGCHKLWLITTNDNVDTLRFYQKRDFTLVAVHRNAIEESRRLKPEIPEIGFHGIPIRDEIELESVLKSP is encoded by the coding sequence ATGCATAATGATGATTCGTATAGAGTTCCTGATTTTGAGATCAGGCCATTGTGCGGAGACGACCGCAGCTGGGTCAGCCATCTTCTGCGGGAACACTGGGGGTCGGAGCGGTCCGTCTCACGGGGCCGGATGCATGCCGCCGATGAACTACCCGGCTTTCTCGCGGTCCGGAACGGTGAACGGATCGGCCTGCTGACCTATTGCATTGAAAAAACCGGGTGCGAAATTGTCACTCTGAACAGCCTTATTAAGAATGCGGGTATCGGCACGGAGCTCATCAACAGCGTCCGCCTCGTCGCTGCGATGGCCGGGTGTCATAAGCTCTGGCTGATCACGACCAATGATAATGTAGATACGCTTCGATTCTATCAGAAGCGTGATTTCACCCTTGTCGCCGTCCATCGAAACGCCATTGAGGAATCGCGCCGGCTGAAGCCGGAGATACCGGAAATAGGTTTCCATGGGATCCCGATCCGGGATGAGATAGAGCTGGAGTCTGTTCTAAAGAGCCCTTAA
- the radA gene encoding DNA repair protein RadA: MAKSKSNREVYLCGDCGDTFVQWYGRCPSCGTWNTLKSYRPPEAVEESGGGAGLALARAHGADTGTSRPLNQIGTSDWTRLATGVHEFDRVVGGGLVPGSTVLLGGEPGVGKSTLLLQVAGALVQRKIAVLYVSAEESPEQIRLRADRMRGDMGPILLMAENAVDRILREAERTKPGVLIIDSIQTVFLSQIASAPGSLVQVRESAMALTRWAKQHDVPVLLVGHVTKEGTLAGPKTLEHMVDTVLDMTGDPNRGYRLLQAAKNRFGSVQELGVFDMRDDGLIEVDQPSKLLLRPGASMSSGSVVVPTMEGSRALLVEVQALTHAVAYSNPQRVATGFDTRRLAILLGVLEKWARLRFSQNDVFLNVAGGLKITEPASDLGVVMALAGSRTAACVGEGRIVFGEVGLGGEVRRVRHARRRLEEALASGYTEAILPRVCLEEVTEGKNPPKMKLLPVGRVDEAVRLLKRVPAEMEIIETLDYPANPVQAKRER, translated from the coding sequence ATGGCAAAATCCAAGTCAAACCGTGAGGTCTATCTCTGCGGGGATTGCGGCGACACTTTTGTACAATGGTACGGCCGCTGTCCCTCCTGCGGAACATGGAACACCCTGAAGTCCTATCGCCCCCCTGAAGCGGTCGAGGAGAGCGGCGGCGGAGCCGGATTGGCGCTGGCGCGGGCGCATGGCGCCGACACCGGCACATCGCGCCCGCTCAACCAGATCGGCACATCCGACTGGACCCGGCTCGCCACCGGTGTCCATGAGTTTGACCGTGTCGTGGGCGGGGGATTGGTTCCCGGGTCCACCGTTCTCCTCGGTGGTGAGCCGGGGGTGGGCAAGTCGACCTTGTTGCTGCAGGTCGCCGGTGCGCTGGTTCAAAGGAAAATCGCCGTTCTTTATGTCTCCGCGGAGGAGTCGCCCGAGCAGATCCGCCTGCGCGCCGATCGGATGCGGGGCGACATGGGGCCGATCCTCCTCATGGCGGAGAACGCCGTCGACCGGATTCTGCGGGAGGCCGAACGAACAAAGCCCGGCGTTCTCATTATCGATTCGATCCAGACCGTCTTTCTTTCACAAATCGCCTCGGCGCCCGGGTCGCTGGTGCAGGTGCGGGAATCAGCGATGGCTTTAACGCGCTGGGCGAAGCAGCATGATGTCCCGGTCCTGCTCGTCGGCCATGTCACCAAGGAAGGAACGCTGGCCGGGCCGAAAACACTCGAGCACATGGTCGACACCGTATTGGACATGACGGGGGATCCCAACCGCGGCTATCGGCTCCTCCAAGCGGCCAAGAATCGGTTTGGATCGGTTCAGGAACTGGGTGTCTTCGACATGCGCGACGACGGATTGATCGAAGTGGATCAGCCTTCAAAACTCCTTCTGCGTCCCGGCGCTTCGATGAGCAGCGGCAGCGTCGTCGTTCCGACGATGGAGGGCAGCCGGGCTCTTCTTGTAGAAGTTCAAGCTCTCACCCATGCCGTCGCCTACTCCAATCCCCAAAGGGTCGCGACCGGGTTTGATACGCGGCGGTTGGCGATTCTGCTTGGTGTCCTGGAGAAATGGGCCCGGCTCCGGTTCAGCCAGAACGATGTTTTCCTCAATGTGGCGGGTGGGCTCAAGATTACCGAACCGGCGTCGGATTTGGGGGTGGTGATGGCCCTTGCCGGCAGCCGCACCGCAGCATGTGTTGGAGAAGGCCGGATTGTCTTCGGCGAGGTCGGTCTCGGGGGAGAGGTCCGACGGGTCCGGCATGCCCGCCGGCGGTTGGAGGAGGCGTTGGCCTCGGGCTACACAGAGGCGATTCTCCCCAGGGTCTGCCTGGAAGAGGTGACCGAGGGCAAGAATCCCCCCAAGATGAAACTGCTCCCGGTCGGCCGGGTGGATGAGGCCGTCCGTCTGCTGAAAAGGGTGCCCGCAGAGATGGAAATCATAGAAACGCTGGACTACCCGGCGAACCCGGTCCAGGCGAAGAGAGAGCGTTGA
- a CDS encoding RNA-binding S4 domain-containing protein: MNQQIPQEEHRIRLDQFLKLQGITSTGGMAKQRIQSGEVLVNGEVEIRRGRRLRPGDRVTVEGEIYLVEEDLW; encoded by the coding sequence ATGAATCAGCAGATACCGCAGGAAGAGCACCGGATCCGTCTCGACCAGTTTCTGAAACTTCAGGGGATTACATCAACGGGCGGGATGGCGAAGCAAAGGATCCAGTCCGGTGAGGTTCTCGTCAACGGCGAGGTCGAAATCCGCCGGGGCCGCCGCCTGCGGCCGGGTGACCGCGTCACGGTTGAAGGGGAAATCTATTTGGTCGAGGAAGATCTCTGGTAG